Proteins co-encoded in one Methylobacterium sp. WL1 genomic window:
- the rpsM gene encoding 30S ribosomal protein S13, whose product MARIAGVNIPTNKRVVIALQYIHGIGSKKAEEITQKVNIPAERRVNQLTDAEVLQIRETIDRDYIVEGDLRREVSMNIKRLMDLGAYRGLRHRKQLPVRGQRTHTNARTRKGKAKPIAGKKK is encoded by the coding sequence ATGGCCCGTATCGCAGGCGTCAACATCCCGACCAACAAGCGCGTCGTCATCGCGCTCCAGTACATCCACGGCATCGGCTCTAAGAAGGCCGAGGAAATCACCCAGAAGGTGAACATCCCCGCCGAGCGTCGCGTGAACCAGCTCACCGACGCCGAGGTGCTGCAGATCCGCGAGACGATCGACCGCGACTACATCGTCGAGGGCGACCTGCGCCGCGAAGTTTCGATGAACATCAAGCGCCTGATGGATCTTGGCGCCTATCGCGGTCTGCGTCACCGCAAGCAGCTGCCGGTCCGCGGCCAGCGCACCCATACCAACGCCCGCACCCGCAAGGGCAAGGCGAAGCCGATCGCCGGCAAGAAGAAGTAA
- the rpsK gene encoding 30S ribosomal protein S11: protein MAKEPQRVRRRERKNIVSGVAHVNASFNNTMITITDAQGNTISWSSAGAMGFKGSRKSTPYAAQVAAEDAARKASEHGMRTLEVEVSGPGSGRESALRALQAAGFTVTSIRDVTSIPHNGCRPRKRRRV, encoded by the coding sequence ATGGCCAAGGAACCGCAACGCGTCCGCCGGCGCGAACGCAAGAACATCGTGTCGGGCGTCGCCCACGTGAACGCTTCGTTCAACAACACGATGATCACCATCACGGACGCGCAGGGCAACACGATCTCGTGGTCCTCCGCCGGCGCGATGGGCTTCAAGGGCTCGCGCAAGTCGACGCCGTACGCCGCGCAGGTTGCCGCCGAGGATGCCGCCCGCAAGGCGTCCGAGCACGGCATGCGCACCCTCGAGGTCGAGGTGTCCGGCCCGGGTTCGGGTCGTGAGTCGGCGCTGCGCGCGCTCCAGGCCGCGGGCTTCACGGTCACCTCGATCCGCGACGTGACCTCGATCCCGCACAACGGCTGCCGTCCGCGCAAGCGTCGTCGGGTCTGA
- a CDS encoding MBL fold metallo-hydrolase: MTGSKPLPGVLRWNLGDLTVTALNDGWFQASLDLVTGIPKDEAGKLQVAGFRTEQPKITLNAFLITGAGRKPVLIDTGYGDFAPVETLGRLSTALALTGVKLEEIETVLVTHLHPDHVGGLVKNGAARFPNAEIVVHADEAAHWLPDDALSRAPDEAKPYFENARKAVAPYTKRMREHRGGEVLPGISAVHLPGHTPGHCGFRIVSGGQSLLMWTDVVHLPAIQFKNPEAGVGFDVDGDQARATRKAIMDEVAQERTFIAGAHLEFPALGYVDRDGAGYRFVPALWVGGE; this comes from the coding sequence ATGACGGGATCGAAGCCGCTTCCGGGCGTGCTGCGTTGGAACCTCGGCGACCTCACGGTCACCGCGCTCAACGACGGCTGGTTTCAGGCCAGCCTCGATCTCGTCACGGGGATCCCGAAAGACGAAGCCGGCAAGCTCCAGGTTGCGGGCTTCCGCACCGAGCAGCCCAAGATCACGCTGAACGCCTTCCTGATCACCGGTGCCGGCCGCAAGCCGGTGTTGATCGATACGGGATACGGCGACTTTGCCCCGGTGGAGACCCTGGGGCGGCTCAGCACGGCTTTGGCGCTCACCGGCGTCAAGCTCGAGGAGATCGAAACCGTCCTGGTCACGCACCTGCATCCCGACCATGTCGGCGGGCTGGTCAAGAACGGGGCGGCCCGGTTCCCCAACGCCGAGATCGTGGTGCATGCCGACGAGGCGGCGCACTGGCTGCCGGACGACGCTCTCTCGCGGGCGCCGGACGAGGCCAAGCCGTACTTCGAAAACGCCCGAAAGGCGGTCGCGCCCTACACCAAGCGGATGCGCGAGCATCGCGGCGGTGAGGTCCTGCCGGGGATCAGCGCGGTCCACCTGCCGGGTCATACCCCCGGGCATTGCGGTTTCCGCATCGTCTCCGGTGGACAGTCGCTGCTGATGTGGACGGACGTGGTGCACCTGCCCGCGATCCAGTTCAAGAACCCGGAGGCGGGTGTCGGATTCGACGTCGATGGCGACCAGGCGCGTGCGACGCGCAAGGCCATCATGGACGAGGTGGCGCAGGAGCGGACCTTCATCGCAGGTGCGCACCTGGAATTCCCGGCCCTCGGCTACGTGGATCGGGACGGGGCCGGGTACCGCTTCGTGCCGGCCCTCTGGGTCGGTGGCGAATAA
- a CDS encoding DNA-directed RNA polymerase subunit alpha, whose product MVIQKNWQELIKPNKLQVSTGDDPKRVATVVAEPLERGFGTTLGNALRRVLLSSLQGAAVTSVQIDGVLHEFSSIPGVREDVTDIVLNIKTIAIRSQTDAPKRMTLRKTGPGTVTAGDIGTVGDIQILNPELVICTLDDGAEIRMEFTVATGKGYVPAERNRPEDAPIGLIPVDALFSPVTKVSYRVETTREGQDLDKDKLTMTIETNGAVGPEDALAYAARIIQDQLQVFVNFEDPRKEEAAPLAPQLPFNPALLKKVDELELSVRSANCLKNDNIVYIGDLIQKSEGEMLRTPNFGRKSLNEIKEVLAGMGLHLGMDIPGWPPENIEDLAKRFEEHY is encoded by the coding sequence GTGGTCATTCAGAAGAACTGGCAGGAACTGATCAAGCCGAACAAGCTGCAGGTCTCGACCGGCGACGACCCGAAGCGGGTCGCCACCGTCGTGGCCGAGCCGCTCGAGCGCGGCTTCGGCACCACCCTGGGCAACGCCCTGCGCCGGGTGCTCCTGTCCTCGCTCCAGGGCGCGGCCGTGACCTCGGTGCAGATCGACGGCGTGCTGCATGAGTTCTCCTCGATCCCGGGCGTCCGCGAGGACGTCACCGACATCGTCCTGAACATCAAGACCATCGCGATCCGGTCGCAGACCGATGCGCCCAAGCGCATGACCCTGCGCAAGACCGGCCCGGGCACCGTCACGGCGGGTGACATCGGCACGGTCGGCGACATCCAGATCCTGAACCCGGAGCTGGTGATCTGCACGCTGGACGACGGCGCCGAGATCCGCATGGAGTTCACGGTCGCCACGGGCAAGGGTTACGTTCCGGCCGAGCGCAACCGTCCAGAGGACGCGCCGATCGGCCTGATCCCGGTGGACGCGCTGTTCTCCCCGGTGACCAAGGTCAGCTACCGCGTCGAGACCACCCGCGAGGGCCAGGATCTCGACAAGGACAAGCTGACGATGACGATCGAGACCAACGGTGCCGTGGGCCCGGAAGACGCGCTGGCCTATGCCGCGCGGATCATCCAGGACCAGCTGCAGGTCTTCGTGAACTTCGAGGATCCGCGCAAGGAAGAGGCTGCCCCGCTGGCCCCGCAGCTGCCCTTCAACCCGGCTCTGCTCAAGAAGGTCGACGAGCTGGAGCTGTCGGTCCGGTCGGCGAATTGCCTGAAGAACGACAACATCGTCTACATCGGCGACCTGATCCAGAAGTCCGAGGGCGAGATGCTGCGGACCCCGAACTTCGGCCGCAAGTCGCTCAACGAGATCAAGGAAGTGCTGGCCGGCATGGGCCTGCACCTCGGCATGGACATCCCCGGCTGGCCGCCGGAGAACATCGAAGATCTCGCCAAGCGCTTCGAAGAGCATTACTGA
- the rplQ gene encoding 50S ribosomal protein L17 codes for MRHGYRGRRFNRTAEHRKAMFANMSVALLKHEQIVTTLPKAKDLRPVVEKLVTLGRIDSVHTRRLAMAQLRDGDMVKKLFAVIGPRYQGRPGGYLRIMKAGFRKGDNAPLAVIEFVDRDVEARGKDSGQVEVAEAA; via the coding sequence ATGCGTCACGGTTATCGCGGTCGCCGCTTCAACCGCACAGCCGAGCATCGCAAGGCGATGTTCGCCAACATGTCGGTCGCGCTGCTGAAGCACGAGCAGATCGTCACCACCCTGCCGAAGGCCAAGGACTTGCGTCCCGTGGTCGAGAAGCTCGTCACCCTGGGCCGCATCGACAGCGTGCACACCCGCCGTCTCGCCATGGCGCAGCTGCGCGACGGCGACATGGTCAAGAAGCTCTTCGCCGTGATCGGCCCGCGCTACCAGGGCCGTCCGGGCGGCTATCTCCGCATCATGAAGGCGGGCTTCCGCAAGGGCGACAACGCCCCGCTGGCCGTGATCGAGTTCGTGGATCGCGACGTCGAGGCCCGCGGCAAGGATTCCGGTCAGGTCGAGGTCGCCGAGGCGGCCTGA
- a CDS encoding response regulator, protein MSEGTAGRAFPAAMDTGSVTDTHSLHENGAGFDGPRGTILAVDDEPDILIALEDLFEDSYRVLTTSNPNEALEILHAEPDIAVVLSDQRMPGLTGDALLAEARAFHDAQAILLTGYADITAVIAALNRGGIVGYVTKPWDASLLRSTVRQAFERHRLGRDLATERALLRGLLDHAQDAISFKDADGRFVRLNARKAAQLGRDVSGCLGQREGDLIGAKGGAVAEADAAAIRSGAVAESLTSDGPVGAELWSHVTRVPIRDAGGAISHLAVIERDVTEQRTLEARLRQSDKMQALGTLAGGIAHDFNNLLTAILGSLELAAPKVADLPRVQRLIENARGAAERGASLTKRLLSFSRAHDLQARATDVNALIGGMSDLFGRSLGGLVSVRTDLTEGLPAVQVDPDQLELAVLNLCINARDAMPEGGTIMVATRRLDIAGDPEIADGSYLGISVTDDGTGIPDEILRRVCEPFFTTKAVGQGTGLGLAMVFGLTQQSKGRLAIESEVGRGTRVELALPFATEAPEQVAGEQDDAPMAARSARILVVDDDAQVRHVTASFLAGFGHDATEAGDGEAALRSFAPGRFDLIVADLAMPGMSGIELAAEIRGRDPSLPVLILTGHAEAMQIPDDLPVLTKPFRSADLANRVSALLDGSDPGRG, encoded by the coding sequence ATGAGTGAAGGCACGGCAGGACGAGCATTCCCCGCTGCGATGGACACCGGTTCGGTGACGGATACGCATTCACTGCACGAGAACGGGGCCGGGTTCGATGGCCCCCGCGGGACCATCCTGGCCGTCGATGACGAGCCGGATATCCTGATCGCCCTGGAGGACCTGTTCGAGGATTCCTACCGGGTTCTGACGACCTCGAACCCGAACGAGGCGCTCGAGATCCTGCACGCCGAGCCCGACATCGCCGTGGTGCTGTCGGACCAGCGCATGCCCGGCCTCACCGGCGACGCGCTCTTGGCCGAGGCACGCGCCTTCCACGACGCGCAGGCGATCCTGCTCACCGGCTATGCCGACATCACCGCGGTGATCGCCGCGCTCAACCGCGGCGGCATCGTCGGCTACGTCACCAAGCCCTGGGACGCGAGCCTGCTGCGCTCCACGGTCCGGCAGGCCTTCGAACGCCATCGGCTCGGCCGCGACCTCGCCACCGAGCGGGCCCTGCTGCGCGGTCTGCTCGACCACGCTCAGGACGCGATCAGCTTCAAGGACGCGGACGGGCGCTTCGTGCGCCTCAACGCCCGCAAGGCGGCCCAGCTCGGCCGGGACGTCTCGGGCTGCCTCGGGCAACGGGAGGGCGACCTGATCGGCGCGAAGGGCGGCGCCGTGGCCGAGGCCGATGCCGCCGCGATCCGCTCCGGGGCGGTCGCCGAGAGCCTGACCAGCGACGGCCCGGTCGGTGCAGAACTCTGGAGCCACGTCACCCGGGTGCCGATCCGCGATGCGGGCGGCGCGATCAGTCATCTCGCGGTGATCGAGCGGGACGTGACCGAGCAGCGGACCCTGGAGGCCCGGCTGCGCCAATCCGACAAGATGCAGGCGCTCGGCACCCTGGCCGGCGGCATCGCGCACGATTTCAACAACCTGCTTACCGCGATCCTCGGCAGCCTGGAACTCGCCGCCCCCAAGGTCGCCGACCTGCCGCGGGTGCAGCGCCTGATCGAGAATGCACGCGGCGCGGCCGAGCGCGGCGCCTCCCTGACCAAGCGCCTGCTGAGCTTCAGCCGCGCGCACGACCTCCAGGCCCGCGCCACGGACGTCAACGCCCTGATCGGCGGGATGAGCGACCTGTTCGGCCGCAGTCTCGGCGGCTTGGTCAGCGTCCGCACCGACCTGACCGAGGGCCTGCCCGCCGTTCAGGTCGATCCGGACCAGCTCGAACTGGCCGTGCTCAACCTGTGCATCAACGCCCGGGACGCGATGCCGGAGGGCGGCACCATCATGGTGGCGACCCGGCGCCTCGACATCGCGGGCGACCCCGAGATCGCCGACGGCTCCTATCTCGGTATCAGCGTCACCGACGATGGCACCGGCATCCCGGACGAGATCCTGCGCAGGGTCTGCGAGCCGTTCTTCACCACCAAGGCGGTGGGTCAGGGCACGGGCCTCGGCCTCGCCATGGTGTTCGGCCTCACCCAGCAATCGAAGGGCCGGCTCGCCATCGAGAGCGAGGTCGGCCGGGGAACGCGGGTCGAGCTCGCCCTGCCCTTCGCGACCGAGGCACCCGAGCAGGTGGCCGGTGAGCAGGACGACGCCCCGATGGCAGCCCGTTCGGCGCGGATCCTGGTGGTCGACGACGACGCGCAGGTCCGGCATGTCACCGCCTCGTTCCTGGCGGGCTTCGGCCACGACGCCACGGAGGCCGGCGACGGCGAGGCCGCGCTCCGGTCCTTCGCGCCTGGCCGCTTCGACCTGATCGTAGCCGACCTCGCCATGCCGGGCATGAGCGGCATCGAGCTCGCCGCCGAGATCCGCGGCCGCGACCCGAGCCTGCCGGTGCTGATCCTCACCGGCCATGCGGAGGCGATGCAGATTCCGGACGATCTGCCGGTGCTGACCAAGCCGTTCCGCTCGGCCGACCTGGCGAACCGGGTCTCGGCGCTGCTGGACGGGTCTGATCCGGGGCGGGGATAA
- a CDS encoding response regulator, producing the protein MSRSEAGAQDGPARILLVEDSETQALELRLLLEANGFSVERCPSAEAALDHLNRSQPDLVVADYHLPGMDGDELIRQMRLSLRTRALPVLMLTGGGGGERKGLESGADAYLPKSADRDLMILRIRALLRERRPSAEGEGPGAAAFRRGRILVIDGSLTYRTFLAGLLGQEGHHVATADGPEAALESLNGVGEDAFDCVTVDLLGHAYDGLTLCRAISQRRSGQAAGAGFHLVGIAGSDPAKDFLVEAFAAGADDVVSKTDAEVLALRVRGFVRRRLLEEDDRRIAGQFGERERAVERARAEAEASEARARLADALERANRDLADANRQITEAQAKLVQAAKMASLGELVAGIAHEINNPLAFILAHQGTVERLLNELPNAAPEAASRAVDKARQRVGSMRMGLTRIQDLVLNLRKFSRLDEGERALVNVPEAIETVLALIQHKLGGRIAVERSFAGRPEIHCTPALLNQVVMNILGNAADAMPEGGMIRIDTLSNPEVDEIRISDTGPGIPEDLREKIFEPFFTTKPVGSGTGLGLAIAYSVVQAHSGSLTVEAAPDGGACFVIGIPRQASSA; encoded by the coding sequence GTGAGCCGGAGCGAGGCCGGCGCCCAGGACGGGCCTGCCCGGATCCTGCTCGTGGAGGATTCGGAGACGCAGGCTCTGGAACTGCGCCTTCTCCTTGAGGCGAACGGTTTCTCGGTGGAACGCTGCCCCTCCGCAGAAGCCGCCCTCGACCATCTCAACCGCAGCCAGCCCGACCTCGTGGTGGCCGATTATCACCTGCCCGGCATGGATGGCGACGAGCTGATCCGCCAGATGCGCCTGTCCCTGCGCACCCGGGCCCTGCCGGTGCTGATGCTCACCGGCGGCGGTGGCGGCGAACGGAAGGGCCTGGAGAGCGGCGCCGACGCCTACCTGCCGAAATCCGCCGACCGCGACCTGATGATTCTGCGCATCCGCGCCCTTCTGCGCGAGCGCCGCCCCTCCGCCGAGGGCGAGGGGCCCGGTGCCGCCGCGTTCCGGCGCGGGCGGATCCTGGTGATCGACGGCAGCCTGACCTACCGGACCTTCCTGGCGGGCCTGCTCGGGCAGGAGGGGCACCACGTTGCCACCGCCGACGGGCCGGAGGCCGCGCTCGAATCGCTCAACGGAGTGGGCGAGGATGCGTTCGACTGCGTGACCGTCGACCTGCTCGGCCACGCCTATGACGGCCTCACCCTGTGCCGGGCGATCAGCCAGCGCCGCTCCGGCCAGGCCGCCGGGGCCGGCTTCCACCTCGTGGGCATCGCCGGCAGCGATCCGGCCAAGGACTTTCTGGTCGAGGCCTTCGCGGCCGGCGCCGACGATGTTGTCTCCAAGACCGATGCCGAGGTGCTGGCCCTGCGGGTGCGCGGCTTCGTGCGCCGCCGCCTGCTGGAGGAGGACGACCGTCGCATCGCCGGCCAGTTCGGCGAGCGCGAGCGGGCGGTGGAGCGCGCCCGCGCCGAGGCCGAGGCCTCCGAGGCGCGCGCCCGCCTCGCCGACGCCCTGGAGCGGGCCAACCGCGACCTCGCCGACGCCAATCGGCAGATCACCGAGGCCCAGGCCAAGCTGGTCCAGGCTGCCAAGATGGCCTCGCTCGGCGAGCTGGTCGCCGGCATCGCCCACGAGATCAACAATCCCCTGGCCTTCATCCTGGCCCATCAGGGTACGGTCGAGCGCCTGCTCAACGAATTGCCGAACGCTGCCCCGGAGGCGGCCTCCCGCGCCGTCGACAAGGCCCGTCAACGGGTCGGGTCGATGCGGATGGGGCTGACCCGGATCCAGGATCTGGTGCTCAACCTGCGCAAGTTCTCGCGCCTCGACGAGGGCGAGCGGGCCCTGGTCAACGTGCCCGAGGCGATCGAGACCGTGCTGGCGCTGATCCAGCACAAGCTCGGCGGCCGGATCGCGGTGGAGCGCAGCTTCGCCGGCCGGCCCGAAATCCACTGCACCCCGGCGCTGCTCAACCAGGTGGTGATGAACATCCTGGGCAACGCCGCCGACGCCATGCCGGAGGGCGGCATGATCCGGATCGATACCCTGTCGAACCCGGAGGTCGACGAGATCCGCATCAGCGATACTGGTCCTGGTATCCCGGAAGACCTACGTGAAAAGATATTCGAGCCGTTCTTCACGACAAAGCCCGTGGGCTCAGGCACCGGCCTGGGTCTTGCGATTGCCTACAGCGTCGTTCAGGCGCATAGCGGCTCGCTCACCGTGGAGGCGGCGCCGGACGGGGGAGCCTGCTTCGTGATCGGGATTCCGCGGCAGGCGTCCAGCGCATGA
- the cheB gene encoding chemotaxis-specific protein-glutamate methyltransferase CheB has translation MTPVRVMLVEDSLVVRELLRYIVSRDPRLELVAAVPSGEEALATLQTVRPDVISMDIRLPGIDGLETTRRIMAEQPTPIVVIADAVEDSSLRISMNALRAGALSVVEKPVATTHAGYEAVAGEICTQLRIMAQVPVIRRRPIGAEWAGRTSLASFAAPTEAAAQAPSLLAIGASTGGPPALARVIGALPKTFPLPVLVVQHMGPAFMEGFATWLDSVVALPVSLAQDGERAEPGCVYVAPGDRHLEIGSGRVMRVIATEPVSGQRPAATVLFRSLARQVGPSGIGVLLTGMGEDGAVGLADMHRAGAQTVAEHESTAVVYGMPAAAVRLGAARAILPLDRIGDHVLRLADPGARP, from the coding sequence ATGACGCCCGTCCGGGTCATGCTCGTCGAGGACAGCCTCGTGGTGCGCGAGTTGCTGCGCTACATCGTGTCGCGCGATCCCCGGCTCGAACTCGTGGCCGCGGTGCCCTCCGGCGAGGAGGCCCTGGCCACCCTTCAGACGGTGCGGCCGGACGTGATCTCCATGGATATCCGCCTGCCCGGCATCGACGGTCTCGAGACCACCCGCCGGATCATGGCGGAGCAACCGACCCCGATCGTCGTGATCGCCGATGCGGTGGAAGATTCGTCGCTCCGCATCTCCATGAATGCGCTGCGCGCCGGCGCCCTGTCGGTGGTCGAGAAGCCCGTGGCGACGACCCATGCGGGCTACGAGGCGGTGGCCGGAGAGATCTGCACCCAGCTTCGAATTATGGCGCAAGTCCCGGTGATCCGGCGGCGGCCGATCGGTGCCGAATGGGCCGGACGAACCAGCCTGGCCTCCTTCGCCGCCCCCACCGAGGCGGCGGCGCAGGCGCCGAGCCTGCTGGCGATCGGCGCGTCGACAGGCGGTCCGCCGGCGCTCGCCCGGGTGATCGGCGCCCTGCCCAAAACCTTTCCGCTGCCGGTGCTGGTAGTCCAGCATATGGGCCCGGCCTTCATGGAGGGTTTCGCCACCTGGCTCGACAGCGTCGTGGCCCTGCCGGTCTCGCTGGCGCAGGACGGGGAGCGCGCGGAGCCCGGCTGCGTCTACGTGGCGCCCGGTGACCGGCACCTGGAGATCGGCTCCGGCCGGGTGATGCGCGTGATCGCCACCGAACCCGTCTCCGGCCAGCGCCCGGCCGCCACGGTGCTGTTCCGCTCTCTGGCCCGTCAGGTCGGACCCTCGGGGATCGGCGTGCTGCTCACCGGCATGGGCGAGGATGGGGCGGTCGGCCTCGCCGACATGCACCGGGCCGGCGCCCAGACCGTGGCCGAGCACGAGAGCACCGCTGTGGTCTACGGCATGCCGGCGGCGGCGGTGCGGCTCGGCGCCGCCCGCGCGATCCTGCCCCTCGACCGGATCGGCGACCACGTCCTGCGGCTTGCCGATCCCGGGGCGCGGCCGTGA
- a CDS encoding response regulator — protein MRTRRRLRAGGHLGGFAREAAELSRRQAAATSAVEGAAFRVRAEAERLALVPAETVLGPLARSIRETAREQDRDVDLDLRGLDLPVERGLLQALKDPLLHALRNALSHGWQSPEIRRAAGKPEALALGLEVAVRGSRLQVTVTDDGPGPDLSRIAATARARGLIAPGEEADPETLLRLVFEPGFSTAEAVDTLSGRGYGLSVAADAARQLLGSVRLEPREPAGTALVFSLPLSAARRSLLLVEAAGRTYALPGGAVERLLRMDRTGLPIALGRTILRIGADDAATNHPVAALTEILGQAPTAPDAAGQDPTILTAVLLRAGGGRLALGVDRLHDVRALLVLPAPAFGADPGLIAGTAVLPGDVPVLVLDPDGLAARAASMASGLSLGTMAQAPRSTTAPRATARATILVVDDSITTRTLEKGILEAAGYRVVVCVDGQDALDRLRAEIEPIDLVLADVEMPRLDGFGLLKALRADTRFARLPTILMTSRGDAADVSRGLDLGADAYLTKQKFDQRQLLDTIGQLL, from the coding sequence TTGCGGACGAGGCGGAGGCTGCGCGCTGGCGGCCATCTCGGCGGCTTCGCCCGGGAGGCCGCGGAGCTGTCCCGCCGTCAGGCCGCGGCGACCAGCGCGGTCGAGGGCGCGGCGTTCCGGGTCCGCGCCGAGGCCGAGCGCCTCGCCCTGGTGCCGGCCGAGACCGTGCTCGGCCCCCTCGCCCGCTCGATCCGCGAGACCGCCCGGGAGCAGGACCGCGACGTCGATCTCGACCTGCGCGGCCTCGACCTGCCTGTGGAGCGCGGCCTGCTCCAGGCCCTGAAGGATCCGCTGCTCCACGCCCTGCGCAACGCCCTGAGCCACGGCTGGCAGAGTCCGGAGATCCGCCGTGCCGCCGGCAAACCCGAGGCCTTGGCGCTCGGGCTGGAGGTGGCCGTGCGCGGCTCGCGCCTGCAGGTCACCGTCACGGATGACGGGCCGGGGCCGGACCTGTCCCGGATCGCCGCCACAGCCCGCGCCCGCGGCCTGATCGCCCCCGGGGAGGAAGCTGACCCCGAGACCCTGCTGCGCCTCGTCTTCGAGCCCGGCTTCTCCACCGCGGAGGCGGTCGATACCCTGTCGGGGCGGGGCTACGGCCTGTCCGTGGCCGCGGATGCCGCCCGCCAGCTGCTCGGCAGCGTGCGCCTGGAGCCGCGCGAGCCCGCCGGTACCGCCCTGGTGTTCAGCCTGCCGCTCTCGGCGGCCCGGCGCAGCCTGCTGCTGGTCGAGGCGGCCGGGCGGACCTATGCCTTGCCGGGCGGCGCGGTGGAGCGGCTGCTGCGCATGGACCGCACCGGCTTGCCCATCGCCCTGGGGCGGACGATCCTGCGGATCGGCGCGGATGATGCCGCGACGAACCATCCGGTCGCCGCCCTCACCGAGATCCTGGGCCAAGCGCCGACCGCCCCGGACGCGGCCGGTCAGGACCCGACGATCCTGACCGCGGTGCTGCTGCGGGCCGGCGGCGGCCGCCTGGCGCTCGGGGTCGACCGCCTGCACGACGTCCGCGCTTTACTGGTCCTGCCGGCGCCGGCCTTCGGGGCCGATCCCGGCCTGATCGCCGGGACGGCTGTCCTGCCCGGCGACGTGCCGGTGCTGGTCCTCGACCCCGACGGCCTCGCCGCCCGGGCCGCGTCGATGGCGTCGGGCCTTTCGCTCGGAACGATGGCGCAGGCTCCACGTTCGACGACCGCGCCCCGCGCCACCGCACGGGCGACCATCCTGGTCGTCGACGACTCGATCACCACCCGCACCTTGGAGAAGGGCATCTTGGAAGCCGCCGGCTACCGCGTGGTCGTCTGCGTCGACGGTCAGGACGCCCTCGACCGGCTGCGCGCCGAGATCGAGCCCATCGATCTTGTGCTGGCCGACGTGGAGATGCCGCGCCTCGACGGCTTCGGCCTGCTCAAGGCCCTGCGCGCCGATACCCGCTTCGCCCGGCTCCCAACAATCCTGATGACCTCGCGCGGGGATGCGGCCGACGTCTCCCGCGGCCTCGACCTCGGCGCGGACGCCTACCTAACCAAGCAGAAATTCGACCAGCGCCAGCTGCTCGACACGATCGGACAGCTGCTATGA
- a CDS encoding chemotaxis protein CheW: MVAERTAALAQRRVFSAGPETGIDHLVCACGAERYGLPLAAVAHVLPMRPCTPMPGAVPALLGLIALSGRIVGVLGLARALGRPESPPDGERGGGHLVVLRGGQAQPVALAVDRVLGIATASVDSTAEDADPAGLGNAAASGYAPASAGDGRPDFVVVDLPRLLRRVLP; the protein is encoded by the coding sequence CTGGTGGCCGAGCGCACCGCAGCGCTGGCCCAGCGCAGAGTCTTCTCTGCCGGGCCGGAGACCGGCATCGACCACCTCGTTTGCGCCTGCGGGGCCGAGCGCTACGGGCTGCCGCTCGCCGCGGTAGCGCACGTTCTGCCGATGCGCCCGTGCACGCCGATGCCGGGAGCGGTGCCGGCGCTGCTCGGCCTGATCGCGCTGTCGGGCCGGATCGTCGGCGTCCTGGGCCTTGCCCGGGCGCTGGGCCGCCCTGAATCGCCCCCCGACGGCGAGCGCGGGGGCGGGCATCTCGTCGTGCTGCGCGGCGGCCAGGCTCAACCCGTCGCTCTGGCGGTCGACCGGGTGCTGGGCATCGCCACCGCCTCTGTCGACTCGACCGCGGAGGACGCCGATCCGGCCGGATTGGGCAATGCCGCCGCTTCGGGTTATGCCCCCGCCTCGGCCGGCGACGGCCGACCGGATTTCGTCGTCGTCGACCTTCCCCGCCTCTTGCGTCGCGTACTGCCCTAA
- a CDS encoding chemotaxis protein CheW, giving the protein MASSGSAYLLLDVAGTPCALPRAAVSEILPLPALHNPPATGGWLAGFLNLGGAPIPVIDLAPLLGLRQAATAPSLYAHLVLTRDDAVAYLVDRAADLVVVPDSAIRPAEEAGTLNGCVAAELVIGDSLVHALAPEGLLTAQERARIAALTRAAAERLAALPPSA; this is encoded by the coding sequence TTGGCCAGCAGCGGTTCGGCCTATCTGCTCCTGGATGTCGCCGGCACGCCCTGCGCCCTGCCGCGCGCGGCGGTGTCCGAGATCCTGCCCCTGCCGGCCCTGCACAATCCCCCCGCCACGGGCGGCTGGCTCGCCGGCTTCCTCAACCTCGGCGGCGCGCCGATTCCGGTGATCGATCTGGCCCCGCTGCTCGGCCTGCGCCAGGCCGCGACGGCTCCGAGCCTCTACGCGCATCTCGTACTGACCCGCGACGACGCGGTCGCGTACCTCGTCGATCGCGCCGCCGACCTCGTGGTCGTCCCGGATTCCGCGATCCGGCCGGCCGAGGAGGCCGGGACGCTCAACGGCTGCGTGGCCGCCGAACTCGTGATCGGCGACAGCCTGGTACACGCCCTGGCGCCCGAGGGGTTGCTGACCGCGCAGGAACGGGCCCGGATCGCGGCGCTGACCCGGGCCGCCGCCGAGCGTCTCGCCGCTTTGCCGCCGTCCGCGTGA